A genomic region of Canis aureus isolate CA01 chromosome 16, VMU_Caureus_v.1.0, whole genome shotgun sequence contains the following coding sequences:
- the ORMDL3 gene encoding ORM1-like protein 3, which translates to MNVGTAHSEVNPNTRVMNSRGIWLSYVLAIGLLHVVLLSIPFVSVPVVWTLTNLIHNMGMYIFLHTVKGTPFETPDQGKARLLTHWEQMDYGVQFTASRKFLTITPIVLYFLTSFYTKYDQIHFILNTVSLMSVLIPKLPQLHGVRIFGINKY; encoded by the exons ATGAATGTGGGCACAGCGCACAGTGAAGTGAACCCCAACACGCGGGTGATGAACAGCCGCGGCATCTGGCTGTCCTATGTGCTGGCCATCGGGCTTCTCCATGTCGTGCTGCTCAGCATCCCCTTTGTCAGCGTTCCTGTTGTCTGGACCCTCACCAACCTCATTCACAACATG GGCATGTACATCTTCCTGCACACAGTGAAGGGGACACCTTTTGAGACTCCGGACCAGGGCAAGGCAAGGTTGCTAACCCACTGGGAGCAGATGGACTATGGGGTCCAGTTCACAGCGTCTCGGAAGTTCTTAACCATCACACCCATTGTGCT GTACTTCCTCACCAGCTTCTATACCAAGTACGACCAGATCCATTTCATCCTCAACACTGTGTCCTTGATGAGCGTGCTCATCCCCAAGCTGCCCCAGCTCCACGGAGTCCGGATCTTTGGAATCAATAAGTACTGA
- the LRRC3C gene encoding leucine-rich repeat-containing protein 3C yields MLSPAGHLLSLLLVIGTGGTVPSPWVPPQGCYMAEEAGERTFRCSQAGLSAVPTGIPNDTRKLYLDANRLASVPAGAFQHLPVLEELDLSHNVLAHLSEAAFQGLAGTLRHLDLSANQLASVPVEAFMGLQIQVNLSANPWHCDCALQEVLRQVRLAPGTGAGIVCGPGARPDLVGQEFLPLAGEEELCGTGRGGAQRSTDVALLVTMGGWLVLVVAYLVHYVWQNRDETRRSLKRAPVLPVRSEDSSTLSTVL; encoded by the coding sequence ATGCTCTCACCAGCCGGTCACCTGCTATCTCTCCTGCTGGTGATAGGTACAGGTGGCACGGTGCCCAGTCCCTGGGTACCCCCCCAAGGCTGCTACATGGCAGAAGAAGCTGGTGAGCGGACGTTCCGTTGCAGCCAGGCAGGCCTGAGTGCTGTGCCCACCGGCATCCCCAATGACACACGCAAGCTCTACCTGGATGCCAACCGGCTGGCATCAGTGCCAGCTGGAGCCTTCCAGCACCTGCCTGTCCTGGAGGAGCTGGATCTGTCCCATAATGTCCTTGCCCACCTCTCAGAGGCTGCTTTCCAGGGCCTGGCAGGCACGCTGCGCCACCTCGACCTCTCTGCCAACCAGCTGGCCTCAGTGCCCGTAGAGGCCTTCATGGGCCTGCAGATCCAAGTGAATCTGTCCGCCAACCCATGGCACTGTGACTGTGCCCTCCAGGAGGTGCTCAGGCAGGTGAGGCTGGCACCGGGCACTGGAGCAGGCATCGTGTGCGGCCCCGGAGCCCGACCAGACCTCGTGGGGCAGGAGTTCCTGCCattggcaggggaggaggagctgtGTGGGACAGGGCGAGGCGGGGCCCAGAGGAGCACTGACGTGGCCCTGCTGGTCACCATGGGGGGCTGGCTGGTGCTTGTGGTGGCTTATCTGGTCCACTACGTGTGGCAGAACCGGGATGAGACCCGACGCTCCCTCAAGCGGGCCCCAGTGCTGCCCGTGCGCTCAGAGGACTCGTCCACCCTCAGCACGGTGCTCTGA